A DNA window from Hordeum vulgare subsp. vulgare chromosome 1H, MorexV3_pseudomolecules_assembly, whole genome shotgun sequence contains the following coding sequences:
- the LOC123426545 gene encoding proline-rich receptor-like protein kinase PERK8 — MAASAPAPSARSRALASAPAPASSSRTNATPAADTAAPTTSPPPSSPPPAPPPSPKLAASPPPASPPPAALPPPKPAPSTTPTPTTTPPSPPPKRPPAAAPPPPTTTPPTAPAPRTTPDAPPPRTAPGAPSPAASPPAHAPTRAKPSPTPPPAAGHHPQLPTPATAVDPANQHGRSPNKSSTQSAGDRGGRASPPPGSNGTASNSVVIAVGAVLAFLVVTLIAAAVLYTKKRRRGRDDYRPGFRSPPYSSELPPSSGSVPSGSANAALSSSADPSVHTNYSAGSPRLKACVSDMSMGNSRFFTYQEMYQITDGFSPSNLLGEGGFGSVYKGRLPEGKDVAVKQLRDGSGQGEREFQAEVEIISRVHHRHLVSLVGYCIANSQRLLVYDFVSNDTLHYHLHGQGRPVLEWPARVKIAAGAARGIAYLHEDCHPRIIHRDIKSSNILLDNNFDALVADFGLARLALDAVTHVTTRVMGTFGYMAPEYASSGKLTEKSDVFSFGVVLLELMTGRKPVDSSRPLGDESLVEWARPLLSRALETGKLEGLVDPRLEKNFNEVEMFRMIESAAACIRHSSSKRPRMSQVVRVLDSLADIDLTNGVQPGQSELFNVANTADIRMFQQMVQGNQDDSSAFSQYSWISRSRADAEATSSNSRIL, encoded by the exons ATGGCGGCGTCGGCGCCGGCCCCTTCCGCGCGCTCCCGGGCCCTCGCCTCCGCGCCCGCGCCGGCCTCCTCCAGCCGCACCAATGCAACTCCGGCAGCCGACACCGCCGCGCCCACCACCTCCccacctccctcctccccgccccccgCCCCACCTCCAAGTCCCAAGCTTGCCGCCTCCCCACCGCCAGCCTCACCGCCGCCCGCCGCGCTCCCCCCTCCAAAGCCCGCGCCTTCCACCACGCCGACCCCAACCACCACCCCACCTTCTCCCCCTCCCAAGCGGCCCCCCGCCGCAGCACCGCCGCCCCCAACAACCACGCCGCCGACGGCTCCCGCTCCAAGAACCACGCCGGACGCTCCCCCGCCGAGAACCGCGCCGGGCGCACCGTCACCGGCCGCCTCGCCTCCCGCCCACGCCCCGACGCGGGCCAAGCCTTCGCCGACGCCACCTCCCGCGGCCGGCCACCACCCGCAGCTGCCCACGCCGGCCACGGCCGTCGACCCGGCCAACCAGCACGGCAGGAGCCCCAACAAGTCCTCCACGCAGTCCGCCGGGGACCGGGGCGGCAGGGCCTCGCCCCCGCCGGGCAGCAACGGGACGGCAAGCAACAGCGTCGTCATCGCCGTCGGCGCCGTGCTCGCCTTCCTCGTCGTCACCCTCATAGCGGCCGCCGTCCTCTACACCAAGAAGCGGAGGCGGGGGAGGGACGACTACCGTCCCGGCTTCAGGTCGCCGCCCTACTCTTCAGAGCTGCCACCCTCCTCAGGTTCAG TTCCTTCGGGCTCGGCGAACGCGGCGTTGTCGTCGTCGGCCGACCCTTCCGTCCACACCAACTACAGCGCCGGGAGCCCGAGGCTGAAAGCGTGCGTGTCCGACATGAGCATGggcaactcacgcttcttcacttACCAAGAAATGTACCAGATAACCGACGGCTTCTCGCCAAGCAATTTGCTCGGCGAAGGAGGGTTCGGGTCCGTGTACAAAGGACGCCTGCCCGAAGGGAAAGACGTGGCTGTCAAGCAGCTGAGGGACGGCAGCGGGCAAGGGGAACGCGAGTTCCAGGCCGAGGTGGAGATCATCAGTCGCGTGCATCACCGGCATTTGGTTTCTCTCGTGGGGTACTGCATTGCCAATAGCCAGAGGCTGCTCGTCTACGATTTCGTGTCGAATGACACCCTGCATTATCATCTTCACG GACAGGGAAGGCCTGTTTTGGAGTGGCCGGCTAGGGTTAAAATCGCTGCCGGTGCTGCTCGTGGAATAGcatacctgcatgaagatt GCCATCCAAGGATTATCCACCGAGACATCAAATCCTCAAACATTTTGCTGGATAATAACTTTGACGCATTG GTGGCTGATTTTGGTCTTGCAAGACTGGCTTTGGATGCTGTGACACATGTGACTACACGGGTTATGGGGACATTTGG ATACATGGCTCCAGAGTATGCATCAAGTGGCAAGCTGACTGAGAAATCCGATGTGTTCTCTTTTGGTGTTGTTCTTTTAGAGCTTATGACCGGTCGAAAGCCCGTCGATTCATCAAGACCATTGGGAGATGAGAGCCTTGTTGAGTGG GCTAGACCATTGCTTAGTCGAGCTCTTGAGACCGGAAAGCTGGAAGGGTTGGTCGACCCTAGGCTTGAGAAGAATTTCAATGAGGTCGAAATGTTCCGTATGATTGAATCTGCAGCAGCCTGCATTCGACACTCGTCATCAAAGAGGCCCAGAATGAGCCAG GTGGTGCGTGTCCTTGATAGCTTAGCGGATATTGACCTAACGAACGGCGTCCAGCCAGGGCAAAGCGAGCTCTTCAACGTGGCAAACACCGCAGATATCAGGATGTTCCAGCAGATGGTGCAGGGCAACCAGGATGACAGTTCCGCGTTCAGCCAGTATAGTTGGATCAGTCGTAGTAGGGCCGACGCCGAGGCCACCTCCTCAAATTCCCGGATCTTGTGA
- the LOC123425748 gene encoding uncharacterized protein At4g28440-like produces MTFDKVEELRPGTYGHNLQLRVLSSKPVVLHRQHQGGRAGNNMRIAECIVGDDTGVVVFTARNEQVDIMKPGAVVEARKARVDMYKGSMRLAVDKWGTLKAAESPADFKVKEDNNVSLIEFELMTVLQ; encoded by the exons ATGACGTTCGACAAGGTGGAGGAGCTCCGGCCGGGCACCTACGGCCACAACCTCCAGCTCAGGGTCCTCAGCTCCAAGCCCGTCGTCCTCCACAGGCAGCACCAGGGCGGAAGGGCCGGCAACAACATGCGCATCGCAGAGTGCATCGTCGGCGACGACACCGGGGTCGTCGTATTCACAGCACGCAACGAGCAAG TGGATATCATGAAGCCCGGGGCGGTCGTGGAGGCGAGGAAGGCGAGGGTGGACATGTACAAGGGGTCGATGCGCCTGGCCGTGGACAAGTGGGGGACGCTCAAGGCCGCCGAGAGCCCGGCGGACTTCAAGGTCAAGGAGGACAACAACGTGTCCTTGATCGAGTTTGAGCTCATGACCGTTCTGCAGTGA
- the LOC123427420 gene encoding uncharacterized protein At4g37920, whose translation MTPDQAAAIASLPYLAAAGATSGSVSGSLRRPGPSCSFPPRRPPPIYLTCAAFPCTPPPRAATAWPAPAGDGQHMLRGPPQPRCSNVEAVGDVAAAVPEDYIEDTPSSSGYANGHMATASSHQDHPEGSAGKTNGKATTANVDQKMVKISDKLIGVFMVDKPTPTDWRKLLAFSREWDNIRPHFFKRCQERADAETNPEMKHGLLRLARKLKEVDEDVQRHNELFEVVKSTPSDKIGDVVAKRRKDFTVEFFNHLYYVAESYQDDPDKQKELATLGNDCVDALQAHDDMSGSLQALNVAELKLKDILNSPSVDAACRKIDDLAEKKELDSALVLMLSKAWSAAKGTDITKSDAKDIMFHLYMTAVANLQRQMPKDIRILKHLIMIEDPAERLSALNDAFTPGPELQGENVDTLFTSPEVLHTWASAIIDAYYSSREGTLLGQARDLMNPKIIKRVEELVKTIKDQYL comes from the exons ATACCTCACCTGCGCCGCCTTCCCTTGCACCCCTCCTCCGCGCGCCGCCACGGCGTGGCCGGCCCCCGCCGGCGATG GACAACACATGCTCCGTGGCCCTCCCCAGCCACGATGCTCCAACGTGGAAGCGGTCGGCGACGTGGCAGCAGCGGTGCCCGAAGATTATATAGAGGACACGCCGTCAAGCAGTGGGTATGCGAATGGCCATATGGCCACCGCTTCATCGCACCAAGACCATCCTGAAGGAAGCGCGGGCAAGACAAACGGCAAGGCTACTACTGCCAACGTCGATCAAAAAATGGTCAAGATATCTGACAAGTTGATTGGCGTGTTCATGGTCGACAAGCCTACCCCGACGGATTGGAGGAAGCTGCTCGCGTTCAGCAGGGAGTGGGACAACATAAGGCCGCATTTCTTCAAGCGCTGCCAGGAGAGAGCGGACGCGGAAACAAATCCTGAGATGAAGCACGGTCTTCTCAGGCTGGCTAGAAAACTGAAAGAG GTAGACGAGGACGTACAAAGGCATAATGAACTATTTGAAGTAGTGAAATCCACACCATCTGATAAAATTGGTGATGTTGTTGCTAAGCGCCGTAAAGATTTCACGGTGGAGTTTTTCAACCACCTTTATTATGTCGCGGAGTCATATCAGGACGACCCTGATAAGCAAAAAG AGTTGGCAACACTTGGAAATGATTGTGTGGATGCTCTACAAGCTCATGATGACATGTCTGGCAGTCTTCAAGCGTTGAATGTTGCGGAACTAAAGCTAAAGGACATACTCAATTCACCTTCAGTGGACGCTGCATGCCGAAAGATCGATGACTTGGCTGAGAAGAAGGAACTAGACTCCGCGTTGGTGCTGATGCTTTCAAAGGCTTGGTCAGCTGCAAAGGGCACCGACATCACAAAATCTGAT GCAAAAGACATAATGTTCCATCTATACATGACTGCTGTAGCCAATCTCCAGAGGCAAATGCCAAAGGATATCAGAATACTAAAGCATCTTATAATGATTGAGGATCCAGCAGAGCGTCTGAGTGCGCTGAATGACGCTTTTACTCCTGGCCCTGAACTTCAGGGCGAGAATGTCGATACATTATTCAC GAGTCCTGAGGTGTTGCACACTTGGGCAAGCGCCATAATCGATGCGTATTACAGCAGCAGGGAAGGCACTCTCCTTGGGCAGGCAAGGGACTTGATGAACCCTAAAATTATAAAGAGGGTTGAAGAGCTTGTGAAGACGATCAAGGATCAATACCTCTGA